Genomic DNA from Theobroma cacao cultivar B97-61/B2 chromosome 3, Criollo_cocoa_genome_V2, whole genome shotgun sequence:
ttttttttataagttggGGTGGGCAATATATAAAGAGAAGACTTTCTTTAATAATTGCATCTTCTGCTTTAACGAACACATTCTTGATAAGAGATTAGGTGTGAAAAAAATcatttcccctttttttttatgtttgcttcacatatatatatatattctagaAATTATTATAGTAAGGTATAAATATCATTTCCTATCATGATAATTGAAACATCATAGTCAAAAACCAGCAATATGCATATATACTATATGTTCAATTTCGTTTCAATCTTTTTCCATATTTATGTTCTTTGGCTATTTATGTAACTGATCATTTATTAAGGGAAATTATTAAGGAATTCAATTCTCCACCccctccaaaaaaaaaaacaaaagatccATTCATCAAGATTCAAGGGGCATTTAAAGGATCTTATAATAAAAATccattttatatatagaacccaaaaaaaaaaaagaaaatttttattggctacccaaaaaaaagaaagaaattttttattggctacccaaaaaaaaaaagaaagaaattattttgcaCTTTTGTCAAAGATATGGAGAAAATGCAGAATTTGGAGTGCGAATGTGGGGTGCGTCTTGTGTGTGACTGTGGCGAATTGCGTGAAGCAATTGTGGCCTTCCCACTGTCCACCTTGGGATCAAAATCCGCAACCATCAAAACACAAACCGACCAACTAACCTATCCCTAAATCTCAACTTAAGGGGCGGGTTAATTGCAGAGCATGTATGCTTGTATTGTTGTTCAATTTGGCTTGGGACCAAACTAAACGGATTTCAAACTTGGAGCTTTGTTTGAGTCGTCGCGTGCAAAAAATGCCCAAAAAGCAACCATCCAAGCTGACCAGTGAGGCTGTGACCAAGTCCTTCACCCATTTTGGAACGGTTCAATGTTTTATGGAGGTCCACAACCATCACTCTCAAATTCATAGCCAAAATATGCTCTGTACTTTTTGGTCATGATGACTCTTGATCAATGTCTTTGGGGATTCGGTAAGAttcaaagataaaataatgttGCGTCCTGGTCGGTCCTTGTTGACAAATGAAGGTGGCAGGAAAAGATTCACCGGTTCTTGCTCAAACAGTTCTGGGTTCCAATTGAATGAAAGCATTTCGGTGTCAGCATTTGGTTAACTTAACTCTCACCGTTTCCATACCAAACGCCTGCTTGGCCTTGAAAAGACAGCAACCATTCATCCACCTTATCTTATAGTCTAATTCGTGCCGCGGTTGCAATTACACCTTCGAGGAAAGAATTTTCGTGTCTAAACAGCTGAAATCTCATTGGGTCTGTGGCATCTGCTTTGCCTTCAAGCAAATATAGCCTCCACCAGATACTATCAATCTATTAATCTTAATGGCATTCCAAATCggttaataaatttaaaatggaTCTTCCGTTCTCCACTGATCGTCTTATGAAAACAAGTTTCATTGGTGGACGTTAAGGATTCTTTTGAAGCCGGTTAGGCTTGATTTCCCCCTGGGgtttcataattcatataCATGACCTCTCAGAAATTGTTTTTTTGCCCCCttaaatttctattttttctctcaTAAACATCTTGCATTAAGCCTCTTTAAATTATGAGGCTAATACGTCAAATAACCTCTTAGACTTAGGTTATCAAGGTCTAGTAAAAGTACTGGGCGGGCAAGTTGAACTGGAAACCCTAGCTAGAACCttatatttgaaatttcattTCTTCGAATAGACTTGCAGAAACGctatttctttataatatatttttcttatgtAGGTTAGAGCTGAGGTTTTCGATGATGATGGATACTTAACCTTTGTTTGAAAATTAAGCAAAATGGGTTGAAAGTCCAAAAGAAGTCTGATGAACAATGGCCGCAGAAAGTAACCTTAGGGATATATAATTATGGCCTCTGGTTGAATCAGCATCCACACATCGATACTCAGTTCAATATGGGGAGGCCCTATTTTACATGCCTGTTCCTATTTGGAGTGAAGTGATAGAATCATAGAAATAATTGAATCACATTAAGCTCCACTAATTTTAGTGGGGTGGCTAAAATTGAAGTCATTCCTTATCTTGAAGCCTTGCCGCCACATTTTTTGTGCTTGGGAACTATATGAAGTGACAGGAGGATGGAACTTCATTTCCTATTGGCTTCTCAGCTTAAATGACCAAAAGCAACCAGATTCAATGCTAAttcacaaaatttttaattgtacTATTGTAGCTGTCTGTAATTTATTAAGCAAGCCcatcaaacaataaaatttatatttcaagGATATTTAAGGAATTTGAATGCGAGTCAATTCCTTATTAATAAGTTAAGAATCATCAAACTTCCCAGTCATGACAGTCATTGTACATTGATAATTTCCACTTGAAATGATCAATTGATcaacaatatatatacttcACATTTTTCTAGCTTGGCTAAATTGCATTTGTAAGTAGGAAAATGCATAATTTCATTCAAGGTatttatgatgaataatgaagAGGAATATCCTTCCTGGGTATGCGtgagaatttttaaatttggtGCTTACTATCAAAGCTAGAAAGGACTGATTTcgatattattattactatgaTAGAAGGTGATTTGACACCAAGCAAATCTAGTGCCTAGCCCGTGAGCTAGAAATAGTTCACCTCAATCACGAGTCACCAGCAGACAAGAAGCAAATATTACCCAAAAAACGAACCATCTCTTCTTGGATTTACATGGAAGTTGCTAActttaaggattttttttttttttttgggagaGGGAGAGGGAGAGACTTCCTTTAGGCTTTAAGTAAAGTTTTTGTGGCAAACTTCTTTGCTCTTTTCCATCTATCAACTTCAAATGCAAAAATTATAAGCTAAAACATCAATTCCTTTGCGATGCATGGCTGCTAAATCAGAATAGGGAACAGCGAAGAGGACCCTCTTAATTTACGCCAGCACACCTTCAATTCCAcactaatattttttttttacagatgatgttcaaaacaataaaagaaatgaaaagaaaaggtcGGAATTAAGAAGACAAGGATTTCGATATCAAGTCCAGAATGAACCCAATCACAGAAGCCCACCTTGTCCTTGTGCTATTGGTCAGGTAGGCTCATTGTCACCCCTCATGAACCACCAAGAAAATCTCAACttcacaaatcaaattaaaaaaaaaaaaacactcaAACTTCAGTGTCCCAAAATTCACCAGAGATTTCTGCTACAAGAATCACCCGCTCTTCATGAAACTCGCGAGACACATTTCGCGCCGTTTCACTTGCTTCTCAACGCCGCTAAAACCAGAGCGAGTAACCAAGAATCCGCTGTCAATCAACGCCGCCAAAGAGCTTCACGCACACCTCATCAGGACCCAACGCCACGAAGACCCATTTTCGATATCTCCCGTGATCAGAGCTTACTCTCTTGCTCCCTCTCATTTGCACAAAGCCCATCATGTTTTCTATCAAACTAAAGAACCCacaatgtttaattttaatcaCATGATCCGTGGTTTTTCCCAAAGTAACGTACCCAATGAAGCTATTAAAATGTACAACCAAATGTACTATTTACAAGGTTTTCCTGGTGATattatgacttttattttcGTTTTCAAGGCCTGTGCTCGAGTTTCGGATGTTGCAAACGGTCAAAAGTTTCATGTTCATGCTGTTAAACTGGGGTTTGATTCCTATCTATTCGTTGCAAATGCGCTGATTCACATGTATTCTTGTTGTGGCGATCTGGGTTTTGCAAGGAAAGTATTTGATACAATGGAGGAAAGAGATATAGTTTCTTGGAATTCTTTGATTTGTGGATATAGTCAATGCAAAAAGTTCAAGGAATTATTGGGTTCGTTTAGGGCAATGCAAGAAGCTAATGTGAAAGCTGATGCTGTGACAATGGTGAAAGTTATTTTAGCTTGTTGTTATACAGATAACATGAATTTGGCAGATTCTATGGTTAAATATATTGAGGAAAATTGTGTTCATATTGATGTTTATCTGGGGAACACTTTGATAGATATGTATGGAAAGCGTGGTTTAGTTAATTTAGCGCGGGAATTATTTGATAGGATGCTTGAAAGAAATGTAGTGTCCTGGAATGCATTGATCAAGGGTTATATGAAAGTAGGGGATTTTATTGAAGCAAGGAAGGTTTTTGACAACATGAAGCAAAGGGATGTGATTTCTTGGACTTCCATGATTACAGGTTACTCTCAAGCTAACCAATTTACAGGTGCATTGAATCTTTTTCAAGATATGATGGCTGCTAAGGTTGTACCGGATGAGATTACAGTGGCTAGTGTGCTTTCTGCTTGTGCCAATTTGGGTGCTCTTGATGTTGGACTGGCAATTCATGACTATATCTGCAAGCATGGAATAAGAGCAGATGTTTATGTTGGAAACTCTTTGATAGATATGTATTGCAAATGTGGTGTTGTTGATAAGGCTTTGGAAGTGTTCCATGATATGAAAGAGAAAGACTCCGTTTCATGGACTTCAGTCATCTCAGGACTTGCTGTTAATGGTTTTGCTGATTCTGCGCTTGAATTTTTCTCTCAGATGTTGAAAGAAGGTGTTCGGCCAACTCATGGGTGCTTTCTTGCGATTTTGCTTGCATGCACTCATGCTGGATTGGTAGATAAAGGATTGCAATGTTTTGAAACTATGGAAAAAGTTCATGGACTAACCCCTGAAATGAAGCATTATGGCTGTGTTGTGGATCTTTTAGGTCGTTATGGCTATCTAGAGAGGGCCTATCAATTCATAAGAACAATGCCTATACATCCGGATGTTGTAGTGTGGAGGATATTGTTGAGTGCTTGTAAGCTTCATGGGAATGTGGTCTTAGCTGAGATTGTCACAAACAAGCTTCTTGAACTGGATCCCTCTAACAGTGGAAATTATGTTCTCTTGTCAAATACTTATGCAAGCTCAGATAGATGGGATGATGCTACAAAAATGAGAGAACTGATGGAGGGGAACAATGTGCAGAAACCATCTGGCTGGAGCTCCATTGAAGCAAAAAGGATGACATCAAGTATCTCCGGGGAGCTTCACTTTCCCAATTTTAAAGGAGTAATTCCCTGAAAATAATCCTGGTACTGATGGACTTCATTTCATCAGTGCATGGGCAGTTATAGTGAAATTGGATTGATACAAGCAGTAGTCCTGAAAAGGCAATGGACATTAACATACTATCACCTGAGTGGTAATATTGCACCAAGATGACCTCATCGTAATTTCGATTCAAACGTTAGCTGTGATGGGTTTGCATATCACCTTAAAGAAGCAAAAGACGATTACTTTGAGGTAGGCTTGTATACATCCTATTGTAATGCAGCTGGCACAGGTTTTCGAAACATTGATCTCTTGAAACAAATTATCATCGATTCATTTCCCTGCAATTCTTTGAAGGATGAGAACCTGGTCTCTGGGAGGGTACAGGAAATTTTTCCTGGTAAACTAGTGAACACAGTCAGAACACCTACTATTAATTGTTCCTTACCGGCCGGAGAGAAGGTATGCTGTCAAGGTTTCGCCCAAAGaccaatttttttatttttccacaTTCTATTATGGTCTGATATATGGTCTTAGAGACCATAAAATGTAGTTT
This window encodes:
- the LOC18605482 gene encoding pentatricopeptide repeat-containing protein At2g29760, chloroplastic is translated as MKLARHISRRFTCFSTPLKPERVTKNPLSINAAKELHAHLIRTQRHEDPFSISPVIRAYSLAPSHLHKAHHVFYQTKEPTMFNFNHMIRGFSQSNVPNEAIKMYNQMYYLQGFPGDIMTFIFVFKACARVSDVANGQKFHVHAVKLGFDSYLFVANALIHMYSCCGDLGFARKVFDTMEERDIVSWNSLICGYSQCKKFKELLGSFRAMQEANVKADAVTMVKVILACCYTDNMNLADSMVKYIEENCVHIDVYLGNTLIDMYGKRGLVNLARELFDRMLERNVVSWNALIKGYMKVGDFIEARKVFDNMKQRDVISWTSMITGYSQANQFTGALNLFQDMMAAKVVPDEITVASVLSACANLGALDVGLAIHDYICKHGIRADVYVGNSLIDMYCKCGVVDKALEVFHDMKEKDSVSWTSVISGLAVNGFADSALEFFSQMLKEGVRPTHGCFLAILLACTHAGLVDKGLQCFETMEKVHGLTPEMKHYGCVVDLLGRYGYLERAYQFIRTMPIHPDVVVWRILLSACKLHGNVVLAEIVTNKLLELDPSNSGNYVLLSNTYASSDRWDDATKMRELMEGNNVQKPSGWSSIEAKRMTSSISGELHFPNFKGVIP